One window of the Flavobacteriaceae bacterium YJPT1-3 genome contains the following:
- a CDS encoding GNAT family N-acetyltransferase — MDFFMDIYRATHDDLNDLGDLFDQYRVFYKQKSNRKQSVAFLKDRLDLNESVLFIARDQERKGIGFTQLYPLFSSVTAQRSWLLNDLYVHPDFRGRGIGQALLRKAKAHCTMTGWKGVALQTDTDNPAQHLYEREQWEKEEVFSYFWKNSKV; from the coding sequence ATGGATTTTTTTATGGACATATATCGCGCAACGCATGACGACCTCAACGATCTGGGTGACTTATTTGATCAGTATCGGGTATTTTACAAACAGAAATCCAATCGGAAACAGTCTGTCGCTTTTCTAAAAGACCGACTGGATCTTAACGAATCGGTCCTCTTTATCGCCCGGGATCAGGAAAGAAAAGGAATTGGATTTACGCAGCTTTATCCCCTCTTTTCTTCCGTCACCGCTCAGCGCTCCTGGTTGTTGAACGATCTTTACGTACATCCTGATTTTCGCGGTCGCGGTATTGGCCAGGCCCTACTCCGTAAAGCCAAAGCCCATTGTACGATGACCGGTTGGAAAGGTGTTGCTCTACAAACCGATACCGATAATCCGGCCCAGCACTTGTACGAACGCGAGCAGTGGGAAAAAGAAGAAGTCTTCAGCTATTTCTGGAAGAATTCAAAAGTATAA
- a CDS encoding acyloxyacyl hydrolase — translation MNAFRLYLLLSMIGFFGGGYFVQAQPSRSAPLDAPFGVKKLYLQASFGLVRYHFTNELLRGDVAAGSITNTTAFSGRFLLGYHLSPHWDIQFGVLRPAAWVSYEDFNIPLIDRTVWINVWSLSSKYNFKWSERISAFAEAGLSNVAREGFDFEGSSVAPDAQYLYPLFGAGVMYRLNDKFGLSLSTVYIPPNQKENQPTINQLTAGLMFSVGEISEAELEAKASSPYFFPRNTLQLGYTTNSFGFDINRQFSGGLPTSLPIFWLGDVRVAQGWMINYQRTLFRSRKHFSLSWGASVAQYKSTQGDAFYALSAFPVVRWWFWRPAFMDLYFNYSVIGPAFISQSRIDAIDTGTQATFQDFMGIGAWLGDQRQWNIDLRITHYSNGNLFTENAGVAVPLMISLGRSF, via the coding sequence ATGAACGCATTCCGCCTGTATCTGCTTCTATCAATGATAGGCTTCTTTGGAGGTGGATATTTCGTGCAGGCTCAGCCATCGAGGTCGGCTCCACTCGATGCCCCTTTTGGAGTGAAGAAGCTTTATCTGCAAGCTAGTTTTGGTTTAGTCCGTTACCACTTTACCAACGAGCTACTACGAGGAGATGTGGCGGCCGGATCCATCACCAACACCACCGCCTTTTCAGGACGATTTCTTCTGGGCTACCATCTCAGTCCGCACTGGGATATTCAGTTTGGGGTGCTCCGTCCGGCAGCCTGGGTGTCTTACGAAGACTTCAACATTCCCTTGATCGACCGCACGGTCTGGATCAATGTTTGGAGCCTGTCATCAAAATATAACTTTAAGTGGAGTGAGCGGATATCCGCTTTCGCGGAAGCGGGACTCAGCAATGTCGCCCGGGAAGGATTTGACTTTGAAGGGTCGAGTGTGGCGCCTGATGCACAGTACCTCTACCCGCTCTTTGGTGCAGGAGTAATGTATCGGTTGAACGATAAGTTTGGACTCAGTTTGAGCACCGTATACATCCCACCAAACCAAAAGGAAAACCAACCAACCATCAATCAGCTGACCGCCGGATTGATGTTCAGTGTTGGTGAAATTTCGGAGGCGGAGCTAGAAGCCAAAGCAAGCAGTCCGTATTTCTTTCCGAGAAACACCCTACAGTTAGGATACACCACCAACAGCTTTGGTTTCGATATCAATCGACAATTCAGTGGAGGATTGCCTACAAGCCTACCCATCTTTTGGCTAGGCGACGTACGCGTGGCGCAGGGATGGATGATCAATTATCAACGCACCCTCTTTAGAAGCCGTAAGCATTTTTCACTAAGTTGGGGAGCTAGCGTAGCGCAGTACAAATCGACCCAGGGAGATGCCTTCTACGCCTTATCCGCTTTTCCGGTCGTACGCTGGTGGTTCTGGAGGCCGGCTTTCATGGACCTCTATTTTAATTATTCAGTGATCGGACCAGCGTTCATCTCCCAATCCCGAATCGATGCTATTGATACCGGAACTCAGGCGACCTTTCAGGATTTTATGGGTATAGGTGCCTGGTTGGGCGATCAACGTCAATGGAACATCGACCTGCGGATCACTCATTATTCCAATGGAAACCTATTTACTGAAAATGCAGGAGTAGCCGTACCCCTGATGATCAGCTTGGGTCGTTCTTTTTGA
- a CDS encoding trypsin-like peptidase domain-containing protein translates to MKKLASLLMVSVLGGVITLSTYKLFIEQEAKDFDLNQQQDSAVFMPTSFSTASSLPMDTDFTEAAEMTVNGVVHVKNVRIAKRPRNMMEYLRGGGDSGRALAGAGSGVIISADGYIVTNNHVIEGANEIEVTLNDNRIFQAELVGTDPRADIALLKVDADNELPYIPFGDSDNAKIGEWVLAVGNPFNLTSTVTAGIISAKARDINEYDGNPQSFLQTDAAINPGNSGGALVNVNGELIGINTAITSQTGSYVGYAFAVPSNNARKIVEDILEFGNVQRGILGVSGQSLNPMLSENLEVEEIEGFYVGGVEYDSGAEKAGIKEGDIIKRIDNIRIRKFSDLSGYLGSKRPNDVVEVEIIRNGRPKTVPVTLVKLETFKLEEVGLEVKNASPRDLKPYGVKKGVVISGALSPDMQRYNLNGIVITEIDDNPVGDIDDVKRIIAQRNTNEPISITFVDRDGERNRFIFR, encoded by the coding sequence ATGAAAAAATTAGCAAGTTTACTTATGGTTTCAGTGCTTGGTGGTGTCATTACACTGAGTACGTACAAATTATTCATCGAACAAGAAGCGAAAGACTTCGATCTCAATCAACAACAGGACAGTGCGGTTTTTATGCCCACTTCCTTCAGCACGGCATCCAGCCTGCCCATGGATACCGATTTTACCGAAGCGGCAGAAATGACGGTCAACGGAGTGGTTCACGTCAAAAACGTGCGAATCGCTAAACGACCCCGCAACATGATGGAATACCTTCGAGGAGGAGGTGATTCCGGACGGGCTCTGGCCGGTGCAGGTAGCGGCGTAATCATATCCGCAGACGGCTATATCGTGACTAATAATCACGTGATCGAGGGCGCTAACGAAATTGAAGTTACGCTGAATGACAATCGAATTTTTCAAGCCGAGCTCGTCGGGACCGATCCCAGAGCGGATATTGCTTTGCTCAAAGTCGATGCAGACAATGAACTGCCTTATATTCCCTTTGGAGACAGTGATAATGCCAAAATAGGCGAATGGGTATTGGCCGTAGGAAATCCATTTAATTTGACCAGTACCGTGACCGCAGGAATCATTTCCGCCAAGGCGCGCGATATCAATGAGTATGATGGAAATCCGCAATCGTTCTTGCAGACGGATGCGGCGATCAATCCTGGAAACAGCGGTGGTGCCTTGGTCAATGTCAATGGTGAACTGATTGGAATCAATACAGCCATCACCTCTCAAACCGGAAGTTATGTGGGCTATGCTTTTGCTGTTCCTTCCAATAATGCACGCAAGATCGTAGAGGACATACTCGAGTTCGGAAACGTACAGCGTGGCATTCTAGGGGTAAGCGGACAAAGTCTAAACCCCATGCTCTCCGAAAACCTGGAAGTAGAAGAGATCGAAGGATTCTATGTGGGTGGTGTCGAATACGACAGTGGTGCTGAAAAAGCCGGAATCAAAGAGGGGGATATCATTAAACGGATCGACAACATACGTATTCGTAAATTCTCTGACCTCTCCGGATACTTAGGCTCCAAGCGGCCTAATGATGTAGTTGAAGTAGAAATTATTCGAAACGGCCGACCTAAAACCGTACCGGTCACTCTGGTCAAATTGGAAACCTTCAAATTGGAAGAGGTTGGACTGGAGGTCAAGAACGCCTCTCCTCGAGATCTTAAGCCGTACGGTGTTAAAAAAGGAGTGGTGATTAGCGGCGCCTTATCACCAGATATGCAACGCTACAATCTCAACGGCATCGTGATCACAGAAATTGACGACAATCCGGTAGGTGACATTGACGATGTAAAACGAATCATTGCCCAACGCAATACCAATGAACCCATCAGCATCACTTTTGTGGATCGCGATGGTGAACGCAACCGGTTCATCTTTAGATAG
- the trmD gene encoding tRNA (guanosine(37)-N1)-methyltransferase TrmD, with the protein MRIDIITVVPDLLRSPFESSIMKRSMDKGHVEVHLHNLRDYTDNSYKQVDDYQFGGGAGMVLMIEPIDRCITRLKAERNYDEIIYMTPDGDTLNQGMANQISLMENIIILCGHYKGVDQRVRDHFITREISVGDYVLSGGELGALILCDAVIRLIPGVLGNETSALTDSFQDNLLAPPIYTRPADYKGWEVPEILRSGNAPKIEQWREQEALKRTQERRPDLLDD; encoded by the coding sequence ATGCGGATTGATATCATCACGGTAGTACCCGATCTTTTAAGAAGCCCATTCGAATCTTCCATCATGAAGCGCAGCATGGACAAGGGACATGTTGAAGTGCATCTTCACAACCTCAGAGATTATACCGACAACTCCTATAAGCAGGTGGACGATTATCAATTTGGAGGAGGCGCAGGCATGGTACTGATGATCGAGCCTATAGACCGCTGTATAACGCGCTTGAAGGCTGAACGTAACTACGATGAGATCATCTACATGACCCCTGATGGGGACACTTTGAATCAGGGTATGGCCAATCAAATCTCATTGATGGAAAATATCATCATTCTCTGTGGGCATTATAAAGGTGTTGATCAGCGGGTTCGCGATCATTTCATCACCCGGGAAATATCGGTAGGCGATTATGTACTGAGCGGAGGAGAATTAGGTGCCCTAATTTTATGTGATGCCGTGATTCGTCTTATTCCCGGAGTGCTGGGTAATGAAACTTCGGCCCTGACGGATTCCTTTCAGGACAATCTGCTCGCACCGCCCATTTACACGCGTCCGGCGGATTACAAAGGATGGGAGGTTCCGGAGATTCTGCGCAGTGGCAATGCCCCGAAAATAGAGCAGTGGAGAGAGCAAGAAGCCTTAAAACGCACTCAGGAACGACGCCCTGATCTTCTGGACGATTAA
- a CDS encoding glyceraldehyde-3-phosphate dehydrogenase, whose translation MSQKDTYEKELSFQADRRRATVEFIKTVSDLWYDKAIELVLFRNQLIDRNVSEILNLHEYAGAFVQKPISIFDSVEIAQAIQQLDLPPAKLDIGKLTYEYHMEEGTISNAMTFVANKLKVGEDQEPIQPRDVVLYGFGRIGRLIARELMTRTGRGSQLRLRAIVTRGAVDKTVLEKRASLLKNDSVHGDFAGTVSVDEQEQALLINGTTVKVISAKAPEEIDYTQYDINDALVIDNTGAFRDKEALSRHLIAKGVDKVLLTAPGKGIPNIVHGVNHEEHHPDKVQIFSAASCTTNAITPVLKAIEDSFGVKNGHLETIHAYTNDQNLVDNMHSKYRRGRAAALNMVITETGAGKAVAKALPELEGKLTSNAIRVPVPNGSLAILKLELNKKTSKEGLNSVLKKYALEGNLVEQIKYSIDNELVSSDIVGSSAPAIYDSNATLVHSDGKSVVLYVWYDNEYGYSHQVIRLAKYIAKVRRYTYY comes from the coding sequence ATGAGTCAAAAAGACACCTACGAAAAAGAGTTATCCTTTCAAGCCGACCGTCGTCGTGCCACCGTTGAGTTCATTAAAACCGTCAGTGATCTCTGGTACGATAAAGCCATTGAACTGGTCTTGTTCAGAAATCAACTCATTGACCGCAACGTTAGTGAGATTCTCAATCTTCATGAATACGCCGGTGCTTTTGTCCAGAAACCCATTTCTATTTTTGATTCGGTAGAGATCGCCCAGGCCATTCAGCAATTGGATTTACCTCCGGCCAAATTGGACATTGGTAAGCTTACCTATGAATACCACATGGAAGAAGGGACTATTTCTAACGCCATGACTTTTGTTGCCAATAAATTAAAGGTAGGAGAAGATCAGGAACCAATCCAGCCACGGGATGTGGTCTTGTACGGCTTTGGCCGCATTGGCCGACTCATCGCTCGCGAACTGATGACCCGCACCGGACGTGGAAGTCAACTGCGACTGCGGGCAATCGTCACCCGTGGAGCGGTCGATAAGACCGTTTTAGAGAAACGAGCCTCCCTACTTAAAAATGACAGTGTGCACGGGGATTTTGCCGGCACGGTGAGTGTCGATGAGCAGGAACAAGCCCTGTTGATCAATGGGACTACAGTTAAGGTGATTTCCGCGAAAGCCCCTGAAGAAATTGATTATACCCAATACGATATAAATGATGCCCTGGTGATTGACAATACCGGAGCCTTCCGCGATAAGGAAGCGCTCTCCCGCCATTTGATCGCAAAAGGAGTGGACAAGGTTTTATTGACCGCTCCCGGTAAAGGCATACCTAATATTGTACACGGAGTGAATCATGAAGAGCACCACCCAGACAAAGTGCAGATCTTTTCGGCCGCTTCCTGTACCACCAATGCCATTACCCCGGTACTTAAAGCGATCGAAGATTCTTTTGGCGTCAAGAATGGACACTTGGAAACCATTCATGCCTATACCAACGATCAGAATCTGGTTGACAATATGCACAGTAAATACAGACGTGGTCGTGCTGCTGCTCTAAATATGGTCATCACAGAAACTGGAGCCGGAAAAGCAGTGGCTAAGGCCCTTCCCGAACTGGAAGGCAAACTGACCTCCAATGCGATTCGGGTTCCTGTCCCTAACGGCTCGTTGGCTATTTTAAAATTAGAACTCAACAAAAAGACTTCTAAAGAAGGCCTTAATTCGGTACTGAAAAAATATGCCCTGGAAGGTAATCTGGTCGAGCAGATCAAATACTCGATCGATAACGAATTGGTTTCCAGTGATATTGTTGGATCTTCGGCTCCGGCGATCTATGACAGTAACGCCACTTTGGTGCATAGTGATGGTAAAAGTGTGGTGCTTTATGTCTGGTATGACAACGAATACGGCTACAGTCATCAAGTCATTCGATTGGCCAAATACATCGCCAAAGTACGACGCTATACCTATTATTAG
- the rplS gene encoding 50S ribosomal protein L19, with protein MEDLVKYVQDEMIVKKDFPEFGAGDTITVYYEISEGSKTRTQFFRGVVIQTRGSGLTKTFTIRKMSGTVGVERIFPINLPALQKIEVNKKGKVRRSRIYYFRGLTGKKARIKEVRK; from the coding sequence ATGGAAGATTTAGTAAAATATGTTCAGGACGAGATGATCGTCAAAAAAGATTTCCCAGAATTTGGGGCCGGTGATACGATCACCGTGTATTATGAAATTAGCGAGGGAAGCAAAACACGTACCCAGTTCTTTAGAGGGGTAGTGATCCAAACTCGTGGAAGCGGTTTGACCAAAACCTTTACCATCCGCAAAATGTCAGGAACTGTTGGTGTGGAGCGTATTTTTCCCATCAATTTACCTGCACTCCAAAAAATTGAAGTGAACAAAAAAGGTAAAGTACGCAGATCACGTATTTACTACTTCCGTGGACTTACCGGTAAAAAAGCACGTATCAAAGAAGTACGCAAGTAA
- the dapF gene encoding diaminopimelate epimerase, with protein MTLPFFKYQGTGNDFVIIDNRQSVFFKNNTKLIRHLCDRKFGIGADGLILLELDEEVDFKMVYYNADGNPSTMCGNGGRCLVAFAKALGIIEQQTTFRAVDGLHRAELLEDGRVALQMQDVTQIQETADFLFLDTGSPHHIIMVEDLAQVDVAKEGAAVRYSDRYGAVGTNVNFVSKQASDTFGVRTYERGVEDETLSCGTGVTAVALAMHYTGQVVRNSVRLHTPGGSLEVRFQKTDKGYEQVHLIGPATFVFEGVWEHQP; from the coding sequence ATGACATTGCCCTTTTTTAAATACCAAGGTACCGGGAATGACTTTGTTATCATTGACAACAGACAATCGGTATTTTTCAAAAACAATACCAAACTGATCCGGCACCTCTGTGACCGTAAATTTGGCATAGGCGCTGACGGACTCATTCTGTTGGAACTGGATGAGGAGGTCGATTTTAAGATGGTGTACTACAATGCCGACGGGAATCCCAGCACCATGTGTGGAAACGGAGGTCGGTGTCTGGTCGCTTTCGCGAAAGCGTTAGGAATCATTGAGCAGCAGACGACCTTTCGGGCGGTTGATGGCTTACATCGGGCTGAACTCCTGGAAGATGGCAGGGTGGCCTTGCAGATGCAGGATGTAACCCAAATTCAGGAGACTGCTGATTTTCTGTTTCTTGATACCGGTTCGCCTCATCACATTATCATGGTTGAAGACCTGGCACAGGTTGATGTTGCCAAGGAGGGGGCAGCGGTGCGCTACAGTGATCGTTACGGTGCTGTAGGTACCAATGTCAATTTTGTCAGTAAGCAGGCTTCCGATACTTTTGGAGTGCGAACTTACGAACGCGGAGTAGAAGACGAGACGCTCAGTTGTGGTACCGGGGTCACTGCCGTGGCTTTGGCGATGCATTATACCGGGCAGGTAGTGCGTAATTCCGTTCGGCTCCATACGCCGGGGGGATCTTTGGAAGTTCGCTTCCAAAAAACAGATAAAGGGTATGAGCAGGTTCATTTAATAGGACCGGCAACATTTGTATTTGAAGGCGTATGGGAGCACCAACCTTAG